CAACTCCAATTACACGATCAAGagagaggaagaaaaaaagataactgTGTTGTTATTGGTCTTAATGCCAATCGCTTCATTTATTGCATGAAGAAATGTTTCCTGATCAGTCGGTATTACTGCAAAAGTTCTTTTGTTGGAGGTTTTACACAACTGTCAAGAAGAGCTAGTCTATTCACAGTTTTCCTCAACTATGGCTGTATACATGGATCGTGGTTGATGATAGTTTAACGAGGAAGCGGGGAAGAACTCGCCGTTAATACCTGTTTGTTTGAGGAATGGTTCCGGACATTAAACCATTTCTGTATTTtatggaattattttttttttcgcttggGTGTGACTTTCTTTAATTATGCATGCATGTTGTGATTATTGGAACTGTATCACCGTATCAACAGACCCGTAACGAATGACTACACgtgattttttaaaatgcaCCAGATCTTACATAAACATATTCCTCTTCTTGAGTACACATTTTGAATTACGTTTGGATTCGGTTTTTCGGAATATCTTGGAATACTTAGGCTACAGATAATGCAACTTGGTCCAAGATTGAGAATTGGGCAACAGGAATTCTATGAATTTCCAGTTTGTTGCTCCTCGCAATTTTGATTCTCAGACATGACTTGCAAGAATTATTGAATCAACTCAGATCTCACTTTGCTTGTAATGATGCTTAATTTATCAAGCCTCATCCTCAAAAAAACTACTTTGCAcaccttaaggacggtgcctactattgttactgcgcatacgttctgctcatctccagatactcggatttcctatcgccagtgcttattaatacagggatatttttgcgcggtttaaaactatccggagaaagaagatcttagtaagtactcttggcacccaaaaagaaaattgggggtaaccatgcatttttgagagataattaagcttcaatttgagaaagaacgccatacattgctttgtattttaaagctttttacagatattattcatgaattatctttgaaaaatgcgtggttacccccaattttctttttggatttcaataggacttgttaagatctacatttcgtgcataatcacacaccggggaaaaaatatctttaattagttggcaccgtccttaaaagaaATGCCAGTATGGGAGGATAATAGGAATgcagaactaaaagaaaatccaTAGATCATCTGAAATCTAGTAACAACCTATACTGCAAGTAGAGAGTGCAGGAAAAATGTGCACATTGTGTAAGTTCAGAGGACGTGCAATGTGAGGGGAGTGCccaaaatcctcattttggcACTCCCCTTGCGTGGCATGCATTTTGCTTGCTCGTCTGTATCTTGCTGAAATTGGAAAGAATACAGTGACAAACAATCCTTGAGTGAAAAGAGCAGAAATTAGTTTGTATATTTTCCCAATTGGAGACCACATTATCAGTCAAACTGAAACTTGGGTTCAAGATAATTTCAGGCTAGTTTGATTCTTCTTTACTTAAGGGACTTTAGGTTCTAGAAcaagtacgagatttgactgcctgtttttagcaaaaatacgtagaaaatttataacctgGACAATTACTCTTGctctttgttagcagcataggttgctcagttgttctcattgctggtaactgagccctttttgctttttgattgattgaaaaaataattaatgcaaaaactgctaccgtgttccTGACTTCTTTTaatacaaaaacatttttgcaaaacctcatATTAAATGACAACGGTATCAAGTTTCTCCCCCAGAATGACACTGGTTTGTGCAGGCTCACTGTTGTTCTACGAGAAAATCTGGTACTCGTGGTCTTTCatgtcctagaatctaaagatATCTTTTGTCTGCACAGACAGAAGATGAGTAGGACCCTTCTGAGGTTCCTGTGTGCCACTGTTATTGTATACTTGTGCATAAAAGGGCTATGCTTATAGCTGGTGCCTGAGCAAAGTGCACAAATACAATAATTCTGACTTGCCACCTATGAAACATGGCTTTCTTGACAAAATGCAGGTGCAGTGTAGGGTGggaaaacaaaggagacttttgtctgattggtcTGTCCAATCtggaatttcattggttaatcCACTGAAATCTTGTCAATTCATTCGAATCGCGCAAAGACGACTGCCAGCTTTGTCACACATCGACGGTTGGTTTTCCTCTTTcaagtttcttgtttgtttatgCGATCATGACACGGTTTGTGTGTAAATTGCTGGTTTTGTGAATACTTTGGTTACTACTTATTTTGTATGGAGGAAAGTTTttcaactgaaagaaaatcgTGGGGAATGATCGACAAAGGTACAAAACCTGGTAAGTAAAAAAACTAGTATTCGGCGCCACGAAACGTATGagaccatagttagtagtacTAACTATGATGAGACGCACAGCAAAATGTCCCTTCCTGGCATCGTCTTCATTAAGAACAGAATTTTCAACACAGgattgaattgtttttcaatAAAGGATGTTGAGTGTTTATGAAAATGTATGTCTTTTCTtgcataaaataatattttgagCGCAAAGTGGAAACGTGAACTGATTCATCGACAggggaaaattcaaaattagcATTCAACTCATAAATGATAGCTTAGACTTGAAAGATGTCTGATATCCCCTAAAAGCAAGGTTAAAGTGAGGAAGCcgttttgacaaattttaaagGTAGTTTCGAtgatataataaaaatatttatcccaaacgCAAGCGGTTACAAGACTCGACGCGAAAACAGAAGGGAAAAAGGTACTGCTAAGAAAACTTGCTTCAAGTATCCGAGACTTTTGTCATGGGCTGTGGTCCATCCCTTTTGCTAGTAATAGTTCATTTACCGAGGAAGAGGCTTGTGCAGGAAACCTACATATTAAAGTGGCATTACACTGTGGAGAGAGCAAGACGTTGTAACCTGTCAACGTAATAAATGCCAAAATGGCTTCTCAGTAGTACCCCCACTTTTTGCGGATTTGTTTATTGTGTGGTAATTTTTAGTTTCTGAAAGTTTCAGTCCTAAAACAAtataaaatttgctttaaTATAACGTATTATTTTACTGCATTACTTTGAGTTGCGACTCAAAACGTTTTTGAAATGATGCGGCTACAAATAACTTTACGAACAAGGCAGAAAAAATTCTCGTCGTCAAGGCAATTCCTCGTCAAAATATCGATTAATAGTTTGTGGTCCGGGGATCACTTTAAGTCGATTAAAGCAAAGGCATTAAAGAATTGAATGAGcccaaaaaattgaatatttaagTGGCAAGGCGTGCGAAAACTACTTGCCGCGTTGAACAGTGAAGAAgcttgaaagaggaaaaacaatcatCGATGGGTCACAAATCTGGCAGTCTCCTTCCCGCGCTTCGATTTCAGTGgattaaccaatgaaattccaGATTGGACAgaccaatcagacaaaagtctcCTTTGTTGGGTGGGAAGAGATGGTACTTTGAATTCTGTGAAACTATTCTTAAACTGGTAAAAGTGGGTTTCAAACacttaaagaaatgaaattactTTGGTGCCATTTGTGGAgtttgttgtttgcttgttattgttactgttttttttttcccactaGAAagagtattaattttttttgttcatgaaTGCATGGATAGCAATGGATTCTCACTGCACGATGAGGATTATAAATTGGCGCAATAGTAATAGTATTGCTGATTGGTTTAGTGCTTGCCAAACATCAGACTTGTGCATATTGCTTCATGCACTGCTGTTACAAATCTCACCTTTTTTATTGACATGGAAGCAAACTaatggtttttggtttttcatgtTACATGGACACACCACTTTTCACAATGAAACTGTAAGGAAGTAAACCAAGGAAACTCAGTTTGTGGCCAAATTATAGCTGTGACAAATTCCAATGAATTCAATTTATAATCTTTCCATTACAGTAGTTAATCTGCAGATCAATGCAAGTCTGAAAACACTTTCTTGGGTGCGTCTGTTAGTGAAAGTATTAATATGTTATTCATTGTTAGGTCTTCAAGTGTTCTTCTCCAATAGCAAGTTTAATAAATCACCAACCCACGTACCTCTTGGTTTGTCCAATTTTGATTACAGTAACATGCTACATAAACTATTAATTGTTTCCCATTTACTAAACAATCTTTCCAGTTGCTGTTATTGGAAATTCCAAATGGTCTCCTTTTCTCCTCTAATAGTTTCAAACTTGAGATGGCTAAGGAAAAATGGTAGCTAATAACAGCATGGAGGTCCACATTGCTCATGCTTTCAAAGTAATGAcattaaacaatgaaaaggaatTGGAAACACAAAAGCAACTATATTCCTTAGAAACATTTTAACCTACAGGGTGAgacatatatatatgaatGTCAAAAACCACAGAGTTTGGAATACAGtagaacctcgattatccggacctcgattatccggactagCTTCTCTGGTcctatttttttcaatgtggAAGCTATTCAACTTATGCAGCTTCGAAGAATGATGGAATTAGCGACACATTATACACGCTGTAGAAACTTAAAGCAAACTGATTTACTTGAACATTTTTGGCAGAAATAACTTGTTTGGTTCATTCTTCATGATTCTCGAATAAATGTTATGATTTACGAATGTATTCAGTGTTGGCTcataaaattcatattttcTATTATCAGGACTCTCAATTATCCGGACTATTCAGGCCAGTCCCCAAGGGTCCGGATAATTGAGGTTCTACTGTACTACGTAGGATTCAGGTCTTGCATCATAaaattttaagttgcattcattttaaagcaAAGGCGCATCAAACTACTGTATGTCTGATTGTCCATCCTTTCACTTTGTGCACTGTAATCTATCCCCCTAAGACTCTACTGGGAAACTGGCTTCCACAAAAATCAGGCAAAGCCTATgccaagaagagaaaaataaatttgtgtCTTGATACATACCGTATGAATAATAGATATATAGATTCTTTTACATGCTTTCCCTCCTTCACAATAAATAATCACCTCATATCATTAATATATCACAACTGGTTCACAAGAAATGttacatttttcttcaaacagaCAGACAGCACAAAAAATGCATTCATTGctcaaaacagaaaaagcttGCAAGATTAATCAAGCTTTATAAGCTTTCTCACAAATCAGATAACATGCATCTCATAGTAATTTATAAAGTCTCTAATGTTTAATATatcaatatcaataataatcatgtGGAAGAACTTTCACTTGTTTATGACATAACAGTAAAAGAGTTGGATGAGAATCAAGTATCAGACTCAGTCTGTCAGCTTATCGTAAGAAGACAGTACCAATGATTATGCAGTCCTGTCTAAAAGTGCCTTGACACAGTAACTAACAGCACTCCCACTTGCCATTCCAAGAGTTATGCTCAACACACTCAAGTATCCTACAGTTTCCTTGGCACGTCCAGGTACCTCAGATGAAGCATAGGAAATCAGTGACGTAGTCAGGTGACCTGTGGAAAGGCCAAGTACAGCAACAAAGGTTGCCATCCATGCAGGCCTACCACTTAATGCATGGGGTGGTACACTTAGGCATACACCAGCCACAACTAGGAATCGTAAGAGGGTTGCCAGCCACGCCCAATGTAATGAATACACATAGAACATTGCCAAAGGCCCACGCCCCAGAACATCTCCAATATTGAAGACAAGAATCAGCAAGACAGGGAACCAGCCATTACCTAGAAAATCAATAGCCAATGTGGCCACAGATGGAATAACGACGTACTGTTGGGCAGTTACCAAAGTCAACAGAAAACAGTGACAGAAGACATGCTTATACCGAAGTATGCGAAGAGCTTCACCAGTGAAGAATGCAAATCTTTGGAAAGGATGCTTCAAATCAGTGTCAAGAGCACTGCGGTGGGCACGCAAGTAGTATCGCTGAAATGCATTGCCTCTTGTGAGATGCAGATATGCCGCTATGACTAGCAGGATGAAACCAGCAGCAGCTCCAAAATAGTAGTAGCTTGAAACATGAAGGTCCTTGGTGGTCATCTTGGTCAGAACTCTCAAAATTGTTATCAGCAGGCCACAGAAGCCCACACCaagctaaaaaaagaaataaataactataagtcattgcaacaaaattattgGACACATCCTTGTTaattaaaatgagaaaaaccTTTCTCCTTGGTTTCTCTTTTTAGGTTGGGTTTGAGGTTACTATTTTTGCCTCTTAGAGGACTACAGTTAAGAGaacactttatgacctttattgtcCATACAATAGAAGGGTGaaaggacactttgtgatgcttATTAGACAGTTTGGCacaaaattaagttttttgTCAAGGAGAAATCTGGCtccttaaggtggctgaacacagtttttaagtgcctatgcctcattcaccattacttttaaactatttatggtttcggacccgttttttgcatgagtgaaggttaaccatagaagagtttattctcgcattttggtcAAGGTGTGGtgttgttgccatggcaacggggctggttaaaaacaaggcttaaaaaatggttttcgttcatttaaggaaaatccagtcattagattttcttcatcgtttgcccactacaaattgacatgaaatcctttgtgtaaacattgttttaataaaattttaacagaggcgattttcgtaatttcttgtaaatcgttttctgtagtattaaaaattccctctgttaaaattcagatttttcatgatagatcattcacttgggttctaaactagtttttggccaaatttcttgaaattctaatgactggatcgttagaaattggcaagtttctacgaaggcaatcggtctcaatttttcgagcaactgcgcatgcgctgcatTCAACTGGGTTCCTCGGTCGATTGCTCGAGGGttcctcaggttcatttcgttcgaaaacatttcgttcgaaaacatttcgttcgaaaacaaacaatgtgtaaatcactttatacgaatttaactatttgttttgcctttgaaaagccgtgctggcttttacacaacactgctgTCCGCACagaaactgtgttcagccaccttaatttGCTAAAGACTTTACCAAGTCCATAGAGTTAGTAGCCATTTTTTCCCTCAGAAACGAAAAAGTAtataaaaatgcattttaaaaatgctgaTTTGTTGTGTTTCCAAGCTTTAGGAAAACCTAAACGTCTCTTTTAGATTTCTAAAGAATAACAAATAACAATTCTGGTTATATAGTCACTCAAGAACAAACAGAAACAATGAAGAGAAACTTTAACAAGTTTTCCTGATCACTGTGTAAACCCCCCCCTCcccaaatttaaatttaaattactcTACAATAAGGCCAAATGTGTGATTTACCTTCCTTGAATAATGCCTTATTTCATTGCATGGTTTGTATAAAGTTAGGATACATGGAACCTGAAGAGTTCTGGTTGCCAACGTAgcgactaacttttgaatcttggtcgccagTATGGTGAATATAGGCACATTAACAACTGTATCGGGTGCAATTTGGTGCCCTGGAcagatttagcaacaggacagGATGACAAGGAGATGGTGTAGAGAATAATCTGGATCATATtttaatttgaccatatttggttATTTGTACAGGACACGATATCATCAACTGACATCcctgttttctttctaaatTAGCCTTTAGACCTCAGCATGCACCTAAGGTAATTGAGTGCAAGCTCGGACAAGTCAAAACAAGGCAATCTAAATTGATGTCAAAGGCTTCTTACCATAAGTCCCTGAGTGTACAATGGCGGCAAAGCATGAGTGGTTAACCCAAACAATGTCGACTGGCAAACAGCATCTGCTAAACCTAGAACAC
This portion of the Acropora palmata chromosome 13, jaAcrPala1.3, whole genome shotgun sequence genome encodes:
- the LOC141864069 gene encoding uncharacterized protein LOC141864069 yields the protein MFKFFCKEEASGKGSNMADLEAEAEEFIVEDEELNTRNKDKPLFNMLTRKNVAMYLQFVFFGMGSVLPIFVIFAAVDYFEDIFPHKQPEFALNVIYNPLLFCGSFVNLVWGRAASFKWRIVSGFSIMAVCMLGFILLDQLELCGASCLKSHFWSLLFMAGVLGLADAVCQSTLFGLTTHALPPLYTQGLMLGVGFCGLLITILRVLTKMTTKDLHVSSYYYFGAAAGFILLVIAAYLHLTRGNAFQRYYLRAHRSALDTDLKHPFQRFAFFTGEALRILRYKHVFCHCFLLTLVTAQQYVVIPSVATLAIDFLGNGWFPVLLILVFNIGDVLGRGPLAMFYVYSLHWAWLATLLRFLVVAGVCLSVPPHALSGRPAWMATFVAVLGLSTGHLTTSLISYASSEVPGRAKETVGYLSVLSITLGMASGSAVSYCVKALLDRTA